The following nucleotide sequence is from Siniperca chuatsi isolate FFG_IHB_CAS linkage group LG2, ASM2008510v1, whole genome shotgun sequence.
TAAAcccaacattgacatattatcgccttataaagttgttatggctaacctgttagcaaacagttgcctattcaCAGATCCAGCAGATACAAAGcgacattagcattcatctggagttgtgtttctggccccCTGGCAACTGCAAGTCCGATACTCACTcaacttttagctctgtttcgGTATTCACAAcacctgagggaaatatctccACTATGATCACCATAGCTAAGCTAAATAGCTGAGAACTGGTAGAGTGAACCCAACAGTACATTTACAGGCTGTAAAACTAAAATCATttgctgaaagaggctaaaatgctccatagagcttAGAGAACTGCAGAATTGGGATAATtatttgtgggtttgtcactgcaTGTGACTCCTTCCATATTTGTTCATTGTTTAGTGCCGCTTTTCGTAGTTTAAGGTGACAGTGCTTCCCTCTGAGCCACCAAGCTATACCCTGATATATTAAGATGCACAATATACACTATGTATCTATAAAACAGTACTGTACATTATATCCTATATATTCCTCAAACCTGGGCCATCTCTTTGCGGAGCAGCTCCTTGGCTTGCTCATTTGAGTTGAAGGTCTGGATGCTGTAGATGTGTGCTGGCCTGGCAGCAGACTGTTCTATTCTTAATACAGCAGCCTCTGGCTTCTCCAGTCGCTCACTTTCCTCTTGCACTTTTTTAATATTGTCCTGAAAAATGATGTAACATATGAGCGGCTCTGTTAATAAGTCAGATTCTGTTAATAAGTCAGATTCTACCGAGAATAATTTAAGCCTACAAACCTGAATGAAGTCCTTGGACTGTTTGAGCGTCAGCTGCTGGCTATTGCGCTTCCATTTCATATACTCTATGTTGTGTGTGTCGAGCGGTGCATGTCTTTTCATCTGGACAGGCAGAGTGGGCATGTTCGCCTCAGTGTTTGTACTGGCTTTTTGTTCCCACTGCTCAGCATATGTGCCATATTCCTTGCTCATGCTGAGAATCATGTCAGCTGAGGGGAAGAGGTTGCACTGCACCACATCTTTGAGTTGCCTTACTTGACAAAGCTGGCTTAACCTAGGCAAAAAAAAGTCCTTCTCACAatttaataaatatgaattCTATTTTGCCATTTATAACAGATTTTATCCAAAAAAATGCATGGCCTTTCATGTACATAGTCAACTTCTAATAGATTCATGCAAGAGTTTAAAGGATCATACCAGTgattgtttttacaatttttgcTGCTTAACTACAATCATGCATACTTTAGTTACATGATTcatagtttagtttattttacacaaaataatCTTGATCCAAGGTCTACTTACTAGCTGTATTGTCATAACTGAGTCAACTCCATCTGTGATGAAGACCATTAGttgctactattactactatttccaaggtcaggAATAAACTTTCACATTCTGTGAATACGTAACATTTGTGCCGACCATTTTCAAACATCTGCTGTCCACTGATTGATGGCCGTGTGCTGTACAGTTCCAAACTCATTAAACTCgcttgagttgtgtaatccatACCAatgaacatcaagtctgcacACACTTTTGTCAAAGTTAAATTTTGGTGCGTACTACAGACTaagtaacttttgctgaacagcagccactgtggctACAAtgataaatgctaaaacataggCTCTTCTCTCATAATGCTACTATTACTCTAACACATATAACAACTTACacagtgataatatgtcagtgttgtgtttgcagcttgttctACAtccccaaagtggccaaaaacaatcaattaatgtTGCTTCAAACGTAACAGCATGGTTTgctgtgatgtacagtattcaCGATTTGTCataaatgcagtaaaacatGCAAGTCAcaggtatggtcctttaaagcCACTGTAATGTCACTATAAAGGTACCTTGACAAAGCTTGGAAGCAGGGTTGGGGGGCCGTGCCTCGAATGTAGACCAGAGGCTGTCTCATGATGGTCTCTAGTGACTCATGTAAATGGATAGGACTCAGGCCCACATCTAATGAGTCATAGATGCGCTTGAAGAAACCCAGGTTTGAGTTGTAGAGGACTATCACCTGCTCCTCCTCACTCCCACTTAGCCTGCAAAACATCACACAAACTGCCAGATTCTCATAGGAATCTATCCAAATAGACAGCACAGCTGAAAACTGTTAGCACTGGCTGTTAGTGTAGTGTTCATGGGCTTACTTCATAGGAACAGCCTCCCAAAGTATCTTCACTGCTTTATGTTTCAGCCCTTCAAGAACAAAGATGTGTGTCCTCTTATCTAGCACGTGGAATCCTGTAACAAAATCCAGATCCTTGCTCTCATCGTGCTTGAaattcattttgtaatttgatAGGGCTTCCTCTAGATTTTCCAGCGAGTGTGAGCCCATATGGAAAGCTGATGCATTGATTCTGAGGATCTCTGACCTCAGCTTGGTCATCACAGAGAAGTTGTTATAATCAAAGAGGTAGATGATGCGCCCAAACGGACCATCATAAGACTCCAATTCACAGGTGTCATTCTTAACGTTGAGTGGACAAGCTATCTCAACCTTGACTTTGAGTTGAGAATTGGCATCAAAATAATGGCCTTGTGGCATGGGCTCTCTGCTAGCTGCCGTGTCTGCCATCTTCCTGTTCCATGCACTTCGCTCCTTGTCCAGCAGTGGAGGTGGAGGGCAGCATTTAATTGGTAAGTGCATCTTCAGGCTTTTCTTCTCAAGTAGCAGCTCAGAGAGGTTCAGGCTTGCAATACCATAGGAGTTAATGACTGTTGTCTTCTGTTTTAATTGTGTCGCACCACACAGGATGCCATCATCTGACCCCGTGCCAAACAACGCTGGAGTTTTTGGTGTTTCTTCCAACTTTTTGTCACGATCATGAACCTCTATCTCCATAGGTGGACCGGAGAGGAACTCTTTGAGCTCTTCAGGACTCATCAAGCCAGTCAGGATCACATTCACATCTCTGAAGTAAATGTTGGTGTCATGCTTGTGATAGTTTGTTCTGTGCATGCTCAAGTTATGGAACTTGTACTGGCAATATACAGGCACACATTTTTCCTgggaaaacaaaaattaaacatttcaaagCTCACTACTAAATGTCAAAGCTTGCAAATCGAATTTTATCAACTCAGAAAAAGTAAATGTGTATtcaacacacatgtacagtacaagaCATCTATTAATTGTGACATTGTTAATAAACATTAAGTGAGATGTAACTCACACCTGTAAGACGTGGAAAGGGACCCCGGATGAAGGCATTGAGTTGGCTGACAAAATTGTGATGACCAGTGGATTGAGATCAGCCTTCAGTTGGTCAGATATTAAAGGTCTGTCCAGAGAGATGTTGCACATGACCTCAAATACACCAGACGAACAGACTGGGAAGCGTTCAGTCAATGAGGTCTCACCTGGCAGTCACAAAAATAACAGACTACAAAATATGTTCTTTCACAGTTAACATAGTGTCTGAACTTtcgtccagactaaaatatctcaacaaatattaaatagaTCTCCGTGAAATTGGTATTCAAAGTCACCATCATTTCTCTCCTAAGTTAGGGTGTAAAGCCGACACTAGAGGCTTAGTAACTACTAGTTAGTTTGTAACTAAATCAGCTACTAAAATAGGTTGCACCACGATTACTTGGGGAAAAAATTGTTGGATGTAAAGTCATAACTAAGGCAAGTGGCCAATCAACGATCAAAGATAGAGATCCATCGTCATGGTTACCGTGTGCATTAGATTTGTGGCTGGCATGAGCCACTTGGCATCGTAGCACATCGTAGTAAGCTAGATTGATATTgaaatatcatatcaataaattaGGTCTGTACTGTATTGCTGTGTTGCAAAATGGCATgcaattaatgaaaaaatgatGCTGTGTGGcagaaaaactgctgttttacCATGAGTCAGTATTATTCTGTGACATTTTATGATTTACACCTGCCCTAGGCACATGTGTAACTGTGTAGTTGTTACTTAGAGTTATTTTATAAACGTGGTGCAACCTTTTATTTTAGTAATGCATAAATCACAACTTAATAATTTACACTATAAGTTACACACAGCTGGTGCAAGAGGCTGCAGGCCTCTAAAAATAGAATGAAGACACAAGTAAACTGGTCATAACCAGGATATATATACATCTGATGATGAGGGGTGCAAGTAAACATTGGTTtgtcttaaaggtccagtgtgcaacatttaggaggagctgttggcagaaatggaatgtaatattcataagtatgttttcattagtgtataatcacctgaaaaaaagaattgttgtgctttgttaccttagaataagccgtttatgtCTTAGAGGGAgtaggtccccttccacggaggccgccatgttgcaccaccatctTTCTACGGtggcccagaacagacaaaccaaacactggctctagagagggccgttAGCGTTTTTcgcagccaccatagtttctcctacacacttggaagaggagggtgaagcgagcggtattcaaatgtctgcaaactgcaatttcaccactagatgtcactaaatcctccacactggacctttaaaggcTTCCAAGTCAAAAGGGCTGGGAAACACTGTTTTAGAGGCTGTTCATGTGAATAAAAGCTTCACTCACCTGCCAACAAACTAATGGGACTGATTTCAGCTGAGGCAGTGCCATTCTTTTTGATATCTTCAAGGTCGAAAGCACCAATTGTGGGTTTTTGAAATCCTGTTTTGGTGAGAGGAACCAAGTTATATCTGTCTATAAAAAGGGTTATGAAAAATACATCTATCGTAGCTTCCACGGAATTATATAAGCATGAAGTTTGGCAAAGATGTACAATAAGACACCAGTGTGCATAAACCAGTGCAGCATCATTATTTACCACTGATTATGATTCCATAATTAATAAGGACAAATGGTAGATTTACCTGTTTCGGAGCCCACCTCTGAATTGCAATTAAACAGTATATCACTTTTGTGCTTTTTAGATGTGTTTGACTTCCTCTCAAATAAGGCTCTCAGTTTGTTTACCATAGTCTTGATACCACCTTAGAGTGAAGATATCATTTCCATTAcatcattttatataaaaacacaatatacacCATATTTATAATGTTTGGGTCACTTTGGGCCAAGTTGAAATTGATGCTCACCACACATGTCTGTTGCATCTTCAGGCTGATCCTGTGGCTGTCTGAAGACTCTCAGTCTTTCATAGCGGGCCTGGCTGGACAATTTGTCCTTACTGTTCCATATCAGGAGCTTGATCTTATGAGGAAGTAGACTGATCAACATGTGCCTGTTGACTCTGACGTTGAAATTCTGGGTCCAACCAACCCATGTCTGATCTCCTTCATGCCATGTTCTCAgaatctgctgtgaaaaatccacacatttatttttgcattatagGCACCGactattatacattttattcaacaGCAGGAAGTTTTGAAGCGTTTATTACCAGAAATCATCATCCTTGATTTGATGATGATAGTAACAACGCCTGTGCAGTGATGGGTCATTTACTGTAATTCTAGACAATATAGCTGCTTTATTGTTGTTCATTCAGGATGTTCATGAATTGTTCattaaggacacacacacacacacacacacacacacacacacatgcaccagaTCATGGTTACCTTGAACTCGTCTTCTTTGTACATTTTTGCTACTGGCCCAAACACTACTAAGTCCACTTTGACTGTCTCTGTATCACCTGGCAACAACTTGTATTCAATATGATAGCAGCTCTGAGACTTATGGGCTTTCATCAGAACAGTAGATGAATCTTTATATGTTTTCCTAGCCTTTTCAGGAGCTTCGGGGACATCAGCTTCTTCCCCTAAAATGGGACAAATGTTTGTGAATGAGATCAAGGATTAAATGAATCTGTAATCTGTTTCTTACATTGTAGTATTGATTTGTAGTACATTTCAGCACACTAAGATTCCCACACTAATTCATCCATCAGACTTTCCGTTTGAGTACTTATTAATATCCCTGTGGGGGCTAAAGTTAATCATTCATATATTCTGTATGACAAACTTACCTCTTGGGACAGCTAGGGCAATGTAAACTGTCCATGTGACGTAATAAGAGctgtcatctgtgtgtgttgtgatgaTATCCTCAATTAAACCTGACCTGTTTTCCAAACCATGCTCCATGGACAACGAATCAGTCTCAAGGACAAGGACATCTTCCTGTCTTTTATCTGTAACTTCTCCATCATCACAGTCTGACTGTGAATTACAAAGGCCTGTCTCTGACATGTTGGCCATGGGGTCTGATTCCACTGAAATATTTTCCATGAAAAACACTGTAAGAAAAGGGTAAATGAAAAAGGACAACAGGAGGATTTTTGTGCTAACATTTCATATGTAGTCCGTAAGTAAGAGCTAATTGTCAGGAGACGGTTATCCACAGTTCTCACCttccaaaaaatgtaaatagttcATAAGTGTCCTATAGCCACTATGACACAACAGTCTCTTTAAATACTCttaattaataattagtttacccctgaaaacacaccaaacacaaggtcaattaatttgaaatggTGAAAACTAAACACCTTAATTTTAAAACTAATTAACCAACAAATTTAGTCTATTTGAATGACCCTTTCCCCTAATAATTTACACATTCATTTGAGATATGTGACAATAATTGTCAATTTGAGGTGTTATTGATGTTGGGATAGGTTTACATCGGGGGTGTGGAATATATTCCAGTGGAAATAAATGATATGTTAAGGGATTCTTATTCAGTACTCAGGTAGGATTTGGGTTTTACCCTACAATGggctaaataaatgtatatggATAATGGATTATAATACGGTATATTAAgtggttttaaaatgttctctGCATGGATTAAGgagtttacattttataaatgaacATAACAGGTACTCCTTAATTGTATACATAGGCCTACCCTAATATATTACATTgcatgaatttaattttaattaacacCTCAAAAGTAAATTTATGAAATTAACTTTCATCAGCGAAATAAGTTAGGTTAGCTCATTCtggaaatgtaatgaaataagaaaaaaaaaacggtaCAATTTCTCTGACAACTATGTGTTTTAGTATTTGTATGAATAATTGAatattaaaacaacacattactGTACggttttttcttgtttgctcACCTCAGCTCCTGTTGGTCAGAATATGAAGAGTTTTAAGCTAACGTTATAGTAACGCCGCAGACGTTTAAAGTCCTCCCAGTATTATACAGTAGTGTCAGTTACTCAAACATATCTCTGGACTTCTGGTCACTTTACCTGAACTATAAGTTCCAAAGCTGCTAACTCacttaataaaatgaatgttatGTGCCGTAGGAAAGTGGTTCACACAAACTTCAACCAATGTGATTTCTATGAGTGCAACGCGTCGCCATGACAACCGATGTGGAGGAAGTGAGGTGTAGCTGCCCTCACGTGCTGTTGGGACTCTCGGAATTACGTACCACGGAAGAAAACGACTCGTGTAGtcggatgttttttttttttttttatttatagttcAATTCAAGAAGATTTATTTGTGTCAACGTCATGAAAGGAATTAGCCAACATACTGTTACAATTATGGACTGAAAAACAATCCAAGCAGACACATCTGGTTAATACAGGGAAAAGGTACAGTAGTTTGAACCTTGTCAGGAAAGCACATGTTTAAGCAATTTACAGTTAAGGTAGCCTACTATAAAATTATACTGGGAGCTTTGaagtttatacatttttatataggCCTATGTATAATTTCCTCATAAAGTTATATAATTTGTTGTTGCCGTAATAAGCTGTCTTATTATGTACAAAACATGGTAGAACCAGATAGACGTCTTCATTTTCTCTCGCTCGGGTTGCAGAGGGATGACGTTTAGATGCAGAGAGGATgaatgacattttgaatttttctgcAAGTAAACAACCAGGCTATTAAGACATAGGCTGGTTTCATTCACTTTCATTACACTGACAGTTAGGGTTCATTCGTTGCAATAGCCAAACATTGAGTCTCTTCAGGGAGGAGGAGCCACAGGTAGCCCACTGCTACTCGCAGGATGACATGCCCGGCCTGTTTGCCTCAGCTGCTGGAAGGATGGGCATCCCCTTGTCACCCCAACCTTCCCACTCCTCCCGGGCCCCAGACAAGGGTTTCACCACGGACCTCCACACCCAACCTTGTGGGAAGCCCCGCTTGCACTTTGTGTGCCCCAAAATGGTACCAATTTTTGCTTTTGCCCAACGTGAGTGGGCCGCGCCGCTAGCTGCCAAAACCTCCGGCAGTGGCTTACGCCACCTACTCCACAATCGAGAACTGAGAATGGGACAGGAGTGTGCTGTCGCTGCGCTGCCGCCCACCACGCTCCCCCTGGTTGGGAACAAAGCCGTTGCTATCGTCTTAGAGAGACAAGGTAATGGCTAGCCTGCATGATAGTTCTTATGCTGGTGCTGCTCAGGGTGAACCACATGCTACCAAAATGGCTTTCCTGGCGGGCTCCCTTGACAAGCTCACCCACAAAAAGGCCAAGCTGTCGGAAGCGGAGATTGCGAAAGTCCAGACCTCGGCCGCCACTTTCCTCCGGATGGCCCAGGCGCACGCCGTTAACAGTGACCGGACCATGTGTGCCGCTCAGGTGGGGCAGAGGGCCCTCTGGCTTGGCCTTTCCTCACTCAAAGACCGGGAGCAGCGCCCCCTCCTCAATACACCCCTCTCCACTGAGTCGCTTTTCAGCCCGAACATCAGGGCCATGATTGAGCAGCTGGAGGAAGCCAAGAAGGCATCGGAGCAGCTGGCTCCTTACCTCCGTCCTCAGACACAGCAGCCACAGTCCCAGCCCCAGCTGTATCCCCCGCAGCAGCATCGTCCACAGTAGCATCGGCCGCAGCAGAGCAGCCACCCCCTTCCGCTTCCCCCGTCTCCCCATCGCGTCCAGGCCCGTGGCAAGAGTCCTTGGGCTGCTCATTCCTCTGCCCCCAGCTGGAGGCAGTACTAGCATCCCTACGCTAATCAGTTTGCCAATAACGGTTGTAAACTTTATTAGGCCTCTGAGCGTCTTTTTTCTACCTCTACACCTTCTGACACACAGGCTGTTTCAGATGTTAGCGTGCCTGACCAGACTCGCCATGTTAGCTCCACCCAGTAAGGGATTGGGTCCCTTCTCCCTGATTGGGTCCCCTTCTCCCCGTGAGCATTAATCACACCACTAAACTCTGTCGACCCTGAGGTTAGCACAGTTAGCCAGGTTGGTAGCATTCTCAGTTATACTAGCTGTTGTGTTAGCGAGGTGGTTAGCCATACTTTTAACACTGTTAGCGATGTCTACCGTTGTGTTAGCTCTGGTGTTGATGCTTTTTAGCAGTGTTAGCCTTGCTGACTGTGTGAGGCCCCTACCTCTTTTTCTGCTGCGGAGACAGCACTACCAGATTCACTGGTAGTGATGTGGACTGGCAAACTTTCAGACATcttagaagtaaaagtacttacaTGGTGAAAAAGGTTAAATCTACCTACTATTTGAACAATCTGTCTAACTGTGGTAACAACAAAATTCTGGAAAGTGATCAAATCTCTCAAAGGCTTCATCAACCCTCCCTCAACATATTATACTGGTCTCTAAAATTGTGAATGATAAAAAGGAGATTTGTAATGCTTTTAATGATCATTTTATCAAATCAAGCTCTTTGTTTGATCAACTCCGTGGCTTGGTTGAGACACTAGTCTCAAGACAATGTCTCTATCACTATTTCAGAGGAAGAGGGGGTCTTATttccaagaaaagtttctttCTCATTTCGACCAATTAAGTTTGAAGTTCTCCATGCTTTGTGTAATGCCAAGTGCATGAAAAGGTCTTTGGGCGCAGACCAGTTAGACCTATATCTCTTAAAGCTTGCTGCCCCCATGATTGCTGAGCCtttgacaaattttaaattttgctgGTTCAATTCCAAAAGTCTGGAAATCAGCCTTAGTGACTCCGCTACATAAAGGAGGAGATACAAATTATCTGAATAACTATAAAGCTATCTCAAAACTCTCATGTCTTTCAAAGTTGTTGGAATCTTTTGTAAATGAACAGCTCTGTACTTTTTGGCTGCAAATGCTATTTTAAGTCCCAACTAATCTGGGTTTAGAGCTGGTATAGCACCATTACAGCAGAGACTTTGGTTGTAAATGATAGTTTCTGTTCTTGATAGTAGGAAACATTGTGCAGCTTTGTTTATTGATTTGTCAAAGGCTTTTGTCACTGTTAATCACAGACTACTTCTGGATAAACTGGCCTTGCTGGGTTTAGAGGAGGCATCCTTTAAATGGTTTCAGGACTACCTCTCTGATAGAACACAGTGCATAGATGCTATAGCATTGAATTCAGAGgttttgagtttaaaaaaatagtgTGCCACAAGGTTCAATATTAGGCCCATTGttgtttactttttatattaatgatatCTGTGCCTCAGTAGACAACTGTAAAACTAATTTCTATGCAGGTGCTACCATTCTTTATGCTTCTGTGCCATCTGTGgaacaattcaattttatttatatagcgtcaattcataacagaagttatctcactgcacttttcctatagagcaggtctagaccgtactctttataatattaattacagagacccaacaaatcccaccatgagcaagcacttggcgacctCCTTTTAAgtggcagaaacctcgagcagaaccaaactcaaaggtgggtggccatctgctgctgccatgttgggttgtgagagagagagaaggggggaggggggaggggggagggaagcacaatgcaaataccacttagaattttaaaatagtaataatgcaatggtagtggtaatattaatattaataaaataataatgataggactgatagtcataggaataataatgaccatattagtaacagagccaataacaacaactgtagtagcagttgtcgagcaggaacatgggagcagcaggtggcccacaaccacagatccagactctgcagctccggaggcagaaatacctgctgaaagtgacagaaggagagaggagagagacgagaaagcacagaactacgggagagagaagatgtcgagttagtaacatgcagtaatgggataaaaatgcatacagatggagagggagaggaggagagaggaaagaggtgcatcatgggaagtctcccggcagtctaggcctatagcagtataactaagggatggttcagggctcacccaagccagccctaactataagctttatcaaagaggaaagtctttagtctattcttaaatgtggagatggtgtctgcctcccaaacccaaactgggatctgattccacaggagaggagcttgataactgaaggctctggctcccattctgcttttggagactctaggaaccacaagtaaccctgcatcctgggagcgcagtgctcTAGTCGGGTAAtgaggtattatgagctctttaagatacgatggtgcctgaccattaagagctttgtaggtgaggagaaggattttaaattctattctggattttacagggagccagtgcagagaagctaagaTTGGAGAGGTataatctcttttcctagttcttgtaagtacacgtgccgcagcattctggatcaactggagagtcttaagggacatGAAGgaaggtgaaagaaggcagtccttaaagtttgtttcatgtgggagttaaaggatcaatcctgatcaaagataactccgaggtgccttacggtggtgctggaggccagggcaatgccatctagagcaacttgATCTTTAAAtaacgtgtctcggaggtgtttggggccaagtacaataactgtAAACtaaagtttaacatcagaaaattgcaggttaTCCCCGTCAGCTGTGCAGACTCTggccatggatgtattataagaactAGATACTGGACCCTAAAATGGCgcctattcattccaatgagaattgctcgCCTGGTACATACACCAAAAATGTTTCtagaatggatcaaattctggtAGTGAAATGAGTCATTTTGCGAGGGTTGTGACTCGGACccggaagttgtaattacacAGTTTGGCCGCTGTTGTCTTCAAAGCCTAgcgcacttcctgggggcttgaCAGTGAGTACCCGATCCATACCGGCTGCCAAATCCGTTCTGCACATGCGCAAAATAGGTCGTGTCAGTCAAAGAAGGTTACCGCAAATATGCCAgttcaaaatactaaaactaaatcttatcaagataacaaaatggtttttaatcattggaaatATAATAGTTCACTATTATGTAATAGGGAATTTACTGAAGTTATAAAAAAACCTGACACTTGTCAGTTCTGCACATGAGCATACTTATTCCTGCCCGATTTGTACTACACatgtgtgaacattttatttgatggCCAGcgagtttaaaaaatgtttttattaacaacacaatattataatataaataatagaGAACTCTATAACagagtatatattatatactgtgATGTATAGCCTAATTACAACAACTTTCATAATGACATACTATctggaacatgtatttttcacatATGAATTGCCTTGAAtgaacacagaaataaaacaaaacttactGTTTTGtcgtttttaattacaaatgaaataGGATTATTCGAAGATTCACGGACCGAACTATCacatttccaatgattaaaaacaatgttgttaTCTTGAGTGTGAGTAGGATTGTTTTATGAGCAGTCATTCAGATCACGAGCAGGCTTAACACTCACAAACCTTCTTTGGCTGACAAGGCCCCCTTTAGCGCATGTGCAGCCGGTACAGATCGGGCACTGGAGACCTACATCCATGCCTACATCTTTAAATAGCCTACAGTCAATGATTTGGACGTGGAACTTCCGAGGGGGACTTGAAGGCAGCAATGGATAGGCTGTAATGGGGAGATAAGAAACTGTCCAACATCTGAAGTAGATATGAGATTTTGCACTTATAGACTAATGATCTGCAACGACTAGCTTACACACACGTGGATATGGATTTATAGGGTACCAACCCAACTctcaagaaaatgaaaactcaaAGGGAAGAAATAATCAACGAGCATAATATTGATGTAAACAAAAATCTAGACACGATCGATTTACATTGTATGAAGCAGAGTAGGATATCTGCACAATAAACATGGAGAGGAACCTGGACCTTGTATAAGCATCACATTCAGAAGATGCTGGCCTAGTGAAAAGCTTTGACTGCATACAAACGAAGCCACATCAGGTTCAGGTGCCAATTGTACAAAAAGCCCTATGTGTTTTACCTCTGCACAAAATGCTGTAAAAAGTCTTCCGTTGAAAAAAGACAGTAGGCTGTAGTCCAC
It contains:
- the cfap92 gene encoding uncharacterized protein cfap92 isoform X2, translating into MENISVESDPMANMSETGLCNSQSDCDDGEVTDKRQEDVLVLETDSLSMEHGLENRSGLIEDIITTHTDDSSYYVTWTVYIALAVPRGEEADVPEAPEKARKTYKDSSTVLMKAHKSQSCYHIEYKLLPGDTETVKVDLVVFGPVAKMYKEDEFKILRTWHEGDQTWVGWTQNFNVRVNRHMLISLLPHKIKLLIWNSKDKLSSQARYERLRVFRQPQDQPEDATDMCGGIKTMVNKLRALFERKSNTSKKHKSDILFNCNSEVGSETGFQKPTIGAFDLEDIKKNGTASAEISPISLLAGETSLTERFPVCSSGVFEVMCNISLDRPLISDQLKADLNPLVITILSANSMPSSGVPFHVLQEKCVPVYCQYKFHNLSMHRTNYHKHDTNIYFRDVNVILTGLMSPEELKEFLSGPPMEIEVHDRDKKLEETPKTPALFGTGSDDGILCGATQLKQKTTVINSYGIASLNLSELLLEKKSLKMHLPIKCCPPPPLLDKERSAWNRKMADTAASREPMPQGHYFDANSQLKVKVEIACPLNVKNDTCELESYDGPFGRIIYLFDYNNFSVMTKLRSEILRINASAFHMGSHSLENLEEALSNYKMNFKHDESKDLDFVTGFHVLDKRTHIFVLEGLKHKAVKILWEAVPMKLSGSEEEQVIVLYNSNLGFFKRIYDSLDVGLSPIHLHESLETIMRQPLVYIRGTAPQPCFQALSRLSQLCQVRQLKDVVQCNLFPSADMILSMSKEYGTYAEQWEQKASTNTEANMPTLPVQMKRHAPLDTHNIEYMKWKRNSQQLTLKQSKDFIQDNIKKVQEESERLEKPEAAVLRIEQSAARPAHIYSIQTFNSNEQAKELLRKEMAQVPGRRFTYSQQYHSATVEPGDGASKNDSGSTAASTVWFTSMRSDKSKVHPRHPDEARVEELRKPWRENILHANILKPTLSRDIWAWSRRYEDFQLYSKPPPFFGPPAVTIHLPGDPLQQEQLEAARAQYSRWLKRLLPGGSTNPPCSGPFPEFKCHMGGNSERIQDILKDAPKKYSLRKPGMMLKPLPQLSVMNLGDDKAEEKKSEALAPGPCTNCSLSSKNNTIGRHISLYNKYHYIGFSKQHSFLYKRTALPLTDKEKSIFTFQKYAPNMKTHTSAVQPFRNIVEARTHKNCTLYTK
- the cfap92 gene encoding uncharacterized protein cfap92 isoform X3, with the translated sequence MANMSETGLCNSQSDCDDGEVTDKRQEDVLVLETDSLSMEHGLENRSGLIEDIITTHTDDSSYYVTWTVYIALAVPRGEEADVPEAPEKARKTYKDSSTVLMKAHKSQSCYHIEYKLLPGDTETVKVDLVVFGPVAKMYKEDEFKQILRTWHEGDQTWVGWTQNFNVRVNRHMLISLLPHKIKLLIWNSKDKLSSQARYERLRVFRQPQDQPEDATDMCGGIKTMVNKLRALFERKSNTSKKHKSDILFNCNSEVGSETGFQKPTIGAFDLEDIKKNGTASAEISPISLLAGETSLTERFPVCSSGVFEVMCNISLDRPLISDQLKADLNPLVITILSANSMPSSGVPFHVLQEKCVPVYCQYKFHNLSMHRTNYHKHDTNIYFRDVNVILTGLMSPEELKEFLSGPPMEIEVHDRDKKLEETPKTPALFGTGSDDGILCGATQLKQKTTVINSYGIASLNLSELLLEKKSLKMHLPIKCCPPPPLLDKERSAWNRKMADTAASREPMPQGHYFDANSQLKVKVEIACPLNVKNDTCELESYDGPFGRIIYLFDYNNFSVMTKLRSEILRINASAFHMGSHSLENLEEALSNYKMNFKHDESKDLDFVTGFHVLDKRTHIFVLEGLKHKAVKILWEAVPMKLSGSEEEQVIVLYNSNLGFFKRIYDSLDVGLSPIHLHESLETIMRQPLVYIRGTAPQPCFQALSRLSQLCQVRQLKDVVQCNLFPSADMILSMSKEYGTYAEQWEQKASTNTEANMPTLPVQMKRHAPLDTHNIEYMKWKRNSQQLTLKQSKDFIQDNIKKVQEESERLEKPEAAVLRIEQSAARPAHIYSIQTFNSNEQAKELLRKEMAQVPGRRFTYSQQYHSATVEPGDGASKNDSGSTAASTVWFTSMRSDKSKVHPRHPDEARVEELRKPWRENILHANILKPTLSRDIWAWSRRYEDFQLYSKPPPFFGPPAVTIHLPGDPLQQEQLEAARAQYSRWLKRLLPGGSTNPPCSGPFPEFKCHMGGNSERIQDILKDAPKKYSLRKPGMMLKPLPQLSVMNLGDDKAEEKKSEALAPGPCTNCSLSSKNNTIGRHISLYNKYHYIGFSKQHSFLYKRTALPLTDKEKSIFTFQKYAPNMKTHTSAVQPFRNIVEARTHKNCTLYTK